One Brassica napus cultivar Da-Ae chromosome C2, Da-Ae, whole genome shotgun sequence DNA window includes the following coding sequences:
- the LOC106382606 gene encoding general transcription factor 3C polypeptide 5, producing MGIIETGTVSGNLPSKETFVMHYPGYPSSISRALETLGGIQGIATARESTSNKLELRFRPEDPYAHPAWGERRPFNGFLLKIYKEDVKRVPEETHPVLATSGACPALCADIAARVSESYCFDGMVDYQHVIPIHADVAQQRKRKWMEVKPLAGNDDLMDMADEDVMMLLPQFFAPKDMPDNLVLKLPGTSGPKKKEEAPTQNLCEDDIGPVFAIDFSVKEIPKVLNWEGFIGPSSDQWQWQVAVSALFDERPVWTRDSIVQRLLDKGLKCTHHMLNRFLLRSAYYFSGGPFLRFWIKRGYDPRKDPESRVYQRMEFRVPPELRGYCDANASNKSKRSWEDICAFKVFPFKCQTFLQLFELEDEYIQREIRKPPKQTTCNYKTGWFSEALLDNLRLRVAVRFVSVFPEPGFEDVFKSIQDEFERSEKTRIQKDSLTSCKPDHLEKIKGGEDTKKNKNTNKEKEVSADEDAEDVDEEYEELDVAADDDDEISLSSHGYGEMENNNSRTYLQGLFDRFPSSKPALDGTDSDGEYQIYEQESNALDDDDEDDGDDDDE from the exons ATGGGAATCATAGAAACAGGAACTGTATCAGGTAACTTGCCGAGCAAGGAGACGTTTGTAATGCACTACCCTGGTTATCCATCATCTATCTCCCGAGCCCTGGAGACTCTTGGAGGAATCCAAGGGATCGCAACG GCAAGAGAATCAACCTCAAACAAGCTTGAGCTACGTTTCCGCCCTGAAGACCCTTATGCACATCCTGCCTGGGGAGAGAGACGTCCTTTTAATGGTTTTCTGTTGAAAATTTATAAGGAGGATGTTAAGAGAGTTCCTGAAGAAACTCATCCTGTTCTTGCCACTAGCGGTGCATGCCCAGCTCTGTGTGCTGATATTGCAGCTCGTGTGTCTGAATCGTATTGCTTCGATG GCATGGTTGACTACCAGCATGTTATTCCTATTCACGCGGATGTAGCACAGCAGAGGAAGAGGAAATGGATGGAGGTGAAGCCGCTTGCAG GAAACGATGATCTCATGGACATGGCTGATGAAGATGTAATGATGTTATTGCCGCAGTTCTTTGCACCCAAAGATATGCCAGACAACTTGGT GCTGAAACTTCCAGGAACATCAGGCCCGAAAAAGAAAGAGGAGGCACCAACTCAGAACCTTTGTGAG GACGATATTGGCCCAGTATTTGCAATTGATTTCAGTGTCAAAG AGATCCCAAAGGTATTAAACTGGGAAGGCTTCATTGGTCCCAGCTCCGACCAATGGCAATGGCAAGTAGCAGTGTCTGCACTGTTTGACGAGCGACCTGTGTGGACAAGAGATTCCATAGTCCAACGACTACTTGATAAAGGTCTTAAATGCACACATCACATGCTAAACAG GTTTCTTCTTCGGTCTGCATATTATTTCTCGGGTGGTCCTTTTCTTAGGTTCTGGATTAAAAGAGGCTATGATCCACGGAAAGATCCTGAGTCTCGTGT ATACCAGAGAATGGAGTTCAGGGTTCCACCTGAATTAAGGGGTTATTGTGATGCCAATGCAAGTAACAA GTCAAAGCGAAGCTGGGAAGACATTTGTGCTTTCAAAGTTTTCCCTTTCAAATGCCAAACATTTCTACAGCTATTTGAACTTGAAGACGAGTACATTCAGAGAGAGATAAGAAAGCCTCCCAAGCAAACTACTTGTAAT TATAAAACAGGATGGTTCTCAGAAGCGCTGCTTGATAATCTGAGGCTCCGTGTAGCTGTGAGGTTTGTATCTGTGTTTCCTGAGCCAGGTTTCGAAGATGTATTTAAATCTATTCAAGATGAGTTTGAGAGGTCAGAGAAGACAAGAATTCAGAAAGATTCACTGACATCTTGCAAACCAGATCACCTCGAAAAAATTAAAG GTGGGGAAGATacgaaaaagaataaaaacacaaacaaagagAAAGAGGTATCAGCGGATGAAGATGCTGAAGACGTGGATGAGGAGTACGAGGAACTCGATGTG GCtgcagatgatgatgatgagataTCGTTAAGTTCGCATGGAT ATGGTGagatggagaacaacaactcGAGAACGTATCTCCAAGGATTGTTCGATAGATTTCCAAGCAGCAAACCAGCCTTGGATGGTACTGATAGCGATGGAGAGTATCAGATCTACGAGCAAGAATCAAACGCTTTGGATGATGATGACGAAGATGATGGtgacgatgatgatgaatgA